One window of Pirellulales bacterium genomic DNA carries:
- a CDS encoding calmodulin-binding protein, whose translation MALICAAGLGFFGHGSQAKAQEAYGRQWASTYSTQDWDRFYHYPYVYYPQNFWSDDYYRSSESLYYRYPPEMRIPVYNKSWHNEYPQSAQWDKWMHYNYGPGQARYHWGHQFILDTF comes from the coding sequence ATGGCGCTGATTTGCGCCGCCGGCCTAGGATTCTTTGGCCACGGTTCCCAGGCCAAAGCCCAGGAAGCCTACGGCCGCCAATGGGCTTCCACGTACAGCACGCAAGATTGGGACCGCTTCTACCATTATCCGTACGTCTATTACCCACAGAACTTTTGGAGCGACGATTATTACCGCAGCTCCGAAAGCTTGTACTACCGTTATCCGCCCGAAATGCGCATTCCGGTGTACAACAAATCCTGGCACAACGAATACCCGCAGTCTGCCCAGTGGGATAAATGGATGCACTACAATTATGGCCCGGGCCAGGCGCGTTATCACTGGGGCCACCAGTTTATTCTGGACACGTTCTGA